The following are from one region of the Myxococcales bacterium genome:
- a CDS encoding carboxypeptidase regulatory-like domain-containing protein gives MIDETNAMKPQAPRGVGAHDAPLPLMDDAHHQRWMRQLALALVRDPALAEDLTQDVAEAALREQPGRALSRAWYATVMRRRISRAARTRLRQHEREQAAARAGFAHATESMQTSEAMERRELEQHAMKLVEGLPEVYRATLLATVRDDKRPTDLAKEWGVSAGTIRWRLKYGLDAIRTEMDERFGPRKTWAFALFPEAFRRLPAGEAAKAGAFILTVRTWVALLLMLAAVFTFTIVARAPRQAQPAPHAAARSSAPGGLQALGNANEVLPVGAVIEGHVVDEAGVAVPSAALVLTVAAFDSQGAAHEAQTATADEQGAFRLAGVGTGTYTLTARAGRKVGALEDLDVPALRAANGDTLPPTMVVVKEAAWTFSGVVADGDGIALPHAKVSATLTNTPAQLGLGGAHVATDVDEKGRFELALPEGSYRVVARASGYQTFSEVLAIDRDLTRTIVLREAATLLGRVLEEGTQRPVEGAHISLSPSSDVPFRQDVIEVISGKDGVYSTSSVIPGLYTLVARKGRLVGTADSPMVVVFGAPAQKDIYVRPGATISGTVTDHEGGATEGAHLVLTPTGNLTVAPRETSPLKATTDAKGFYAFEGLTQGQYQVTLQEPVEGDGMTAIVTLDQEHATHAFTLPATFAVRGRVEGPDGQALAGARIKLFGWPVWAGISRARTPRVMTADDTGRFRVPRFPHGVLVIHAEHGDLKGYQEVNVSQELKEEVVVRVEAGNFIEGIVQTHGGLSEGLHVSVAAPGGDARATTTNAQGRFRLGPLGQNVYAVRVSRTGGPRFQSRCGWARKDCVTVDLTGKRAATVSVSLEKEVVEGTLSGRVQDETGRAVPGAIVSAGVTGADGKGHGGDTVVNTDADGRFLFREVVKGRHRLWVKAPGFGDAGAGPFEVDTRDIVVTLKHGVNVRGHVTLPDGTALNAYSISFSSSAADPYGGTSPSCSQEITSGQGRFTCRDLPPGHYVAEVLSALGQHARQSVDLSNSVDDLHIITDPLLTIRGQVVPLASHAEVRVVLSCSSARQKEVKLDAEGRFSKSIAKRGDSCEVHIQEFNQGLVESFRLSDINGDKDVGVVRLVPVPPRVFDRRILAAATEGGPLMVDWVAEGHPFARAGITAGASLIAVDGASTVGWRSSDLIRRLSEAKADITVTFQRAAGPPLTVKVVDATKME, from the coding sequence ATGATCGACGAGACGAACGCGATGAAGCCCCAAGCGCCCCGTGGAGTCGGTGCACACGATGCGCCATTGCCCCTCATGGATGACGCGCATCACCAGCGGTGGATGCGTCAGCTCGCGCTGGCCCTGGTCCGGGATCCGGCTTTGGCTGAAGACCTCACGCAGGACGTTGCCGAGGCCGCGCTTCGTGAGCAACCGGGGCGGGCGTTGTCCCGTGCCTGGTACGCCACGGTCATGCGGCGCAGGATATCCCGCGCCGCCCGGACGCGCCTTCGCCAGCACGAGCGCGAACAGGCCGCCGCGCGGGCCGGGTTCGCGCATGCGACCGAGTCCATGCAGACTTCGGAGGCGATGGAGCGTCGCGAGCTCGAGCAGCACGCGATGAAACTCGTCGAGGGCTTGCCCGAGGTATACCGCGCAACCCTCCTCGCCACGGTTCGCGACGACAAACGTCCCACGGATCTTGCCAAAGAGTGGGGCGTGTCAGCGGGCACGATTCGGTGGCGTCTCAAATATGGGCTGGATGCCATCCGCACAGAGATGGATGAACGGTTCGGGCCTCGCAAAACCTGGGCGTTCGCCTTGTTTCCAGAAGCCTTTCGTCGCCTGCCCGCAGGTGAAGCTGCCAAAGCAGGAGCCTTCATACTCACGGTCCGGACCTGGGTCGCCTTGTTGCTGATGCTGGCGGCGGTGTTTACCTTCACCATCGTCGCGCGCGCGCCCCGACAGGCACAGCCCGCGCCGCACGCCGCCGCACGCTCCTCCGCGCCGGGAGGATTGCAGGCGCTTGGGAATGCGAACGAGGTCTTGCCCGTGGGGGCTGTCATCGAGGGCCACGTGGTCGATGAAGCAGGCGTGGCTGTCCCCTCTGCGGCGCTCGTGCTGACGGTGGCCGCCTTCGACAGTCAAGGGGCCGCGCACGAAGCGCAAACGGCCACGGCCGATGAGCAGGGCGCCTTTCGTTTGGCGGGCGTGGGCACGGGGACCTATACGCTGACGGCCCGCGCAGGACGCAAGGTGGGCGCTCTCGAAGATCTCGACGTGCCGGCTCTCCGTGCTGCAAACGGGGATACCCTTCCGCCCACGATGGTGGTCGTCAAAGAGGCCGCCTGGACCTTCTCGGGCGTGGTTGCCGACGGTGACGGTATTGCCCTTCCGCATGCGAAGGTCTCCGCCACCCTGACGAACACACCGGCGCAGCTCGGGTTGGGCGGCGCGCACGTGGCAACCGATGTGGATGAGAAGGGCAGGTTCGAGCTGGCTCTGCCGGAGGGCAGCTACCGGGTGGTGGCGCGTGCGTCGGGCTATCAAACCTTTTCGGAAGTACTGGCCATCGACCGGGATCTGACCCGCACGATCGTTTTGCGGGAAGCGGCGACGCTCTTGGGAAGGGTGCTCGAAGAGGGAACCCAACGTCCCGTCGAAGGCGCTCACATATCCCTTTCCCCTTCGAGTGATGTGCCCTTTCGTCAAGACGTGATCGAGGTCATCTCGGGAAAAGACGGCGTCTACTCGACATCCTCGGTCATTCCAGGCCTCTACACGCTCGTGGCGCGCAAGGGGCGGCTGGTTGGCACGGCCGACAGCCCGATGGTCGTCGTGTTCGGGGCGCCCGCTCAAAAAGACATTTACGTCCGACCCGGGGCCACGATCTCCGGAACCGTCACTGATCACGAAGGGGGCGCGACAGAGGGTGCTCACCTGGTCCTCACGCCCACGGGCAATCTCACCGTTGCCCCGCGCGAGACGTCGCCACTGAAAGCCACGACGGATGCAAAGGGCTTTTACGCCTTCGAAGGACTCACGCAAGGTCAGTATCAAGTGACTCTGCAGGAGCCCGTGGAGGGCGACGGCATGACGGCGATCGTCACGCTCGACCAGGAGCACGCCACGCACGCCTTCACCCTGCCAGCGACCTTTGCGGTCAGGGGGCGTGTAGAGGGGCCTGATGGCCAGGCGCTTGCGGGAGCGCGGATCAAGCTCTTTGGGTGGCCCGTGTGGGCAGGCATCTCTCGTGCCCGTACGCCCCGTGTCATGACCGCCGATGACACCGGTCGTTTCCGGGTTCCCCGGTTTCCTCACGGCGTGCTCGTCATTCATGCGGAACACGGTGACCTCAAGGGCTATCAGGAGGTCAACGTTTCGCAGGAGCTGAAAGAGGAGGTCGTCGTGCGGGTCGAGGCTGGCAACTTCATCGAAGGCATCGTGCAAACGCACGGGGGGCTCAGCGAGGGCCTTCACGTCTCCGTCGCGGCTCCGGGCGGTGATGCGCGGGCCACGACCACCAACGCGCAAGGGCGCTTTCGCCTCGGGCCGCTTGGGCAGAACGTTTACGCCGTTCGGGTCAGCCGAACAGGAGGCCCCCGATTTCAGAGCCGCTGTGGCTGGGCGAGGAAAGACTGCGTGACGGTGGACCTGACGGGGAAACGAGCGGCGACGGTGAGTGTGAGCCTCGAAAAGGAGGTGGTGGAAGGCACGCTCTCCGGGAGGGTGCAGGATGAGACGGGGCGTGCCGTGCCCGGCGCCATCGTGTCGGCAGGCGTCACCGGTGCTGACGGCAAGGGACATGGGGGTGACACGGTGGTGAACACCGACGCAGACGGACGCTTTCTCTTCCGGGAGGTCGTGAAGGGCCGCCACCGTCTGTGGGTGAAGGCGCCTGGATTTGGCGATGCCGGTGCGGGTCCCTTCGAGGTCGACACGCGGGACATCGTCGTGACACTGAAGCACGGCGTGAACGTGCGCGGCCACGTCACGCTGCCGGATGGTACGGCTTTGAACGCCTACAGCATTAGCTTCTCGTCTTCCGCGGCCGATCCCTACGGAGGAACCTCCCCGAGCTGTTCACAAGAGATCACGTCGGGCCAAGGGCGGTTCACCTGTCGCGACCTGCCCCCGGGTCACTACGTTGCCGAAGTGCTGTCCGCGCTTGGGCAGCACGCGCGCCAGTCCGTCGATCTCTCGAACTCGGTCGACGACCTTCACATCATCACCGACCCTCTTTTGACGATTCGAGGTCAAGTCGTGCCGCTTGCAAGTCATGCGGAGGTGCGGGTGGTCCTCTCGTGCTCTTCGGCGCGCCAGAAGGAGGTGAAACTCGATGCCGAGGGCCGTTTCTCGAAGTCAATCGCCAAGCGGGGCGACTCCTGTGAGGTGCATATTCAGGAGTTCAACCAAGGTCTGGTGGAATCCTTCAGGCTCTCTGACATCAACGGCGACAAGGACGTGGGCGTGGTGCGGCTGGTGCCGGTGCCTCCGCGCGTTTTCGACCGCCGCATTCTCGCGGCCGCCACGGAGGGCGGTCCTCTGATGGTCGATTGGGTGGCTGAAGGTCACCCCTTCGCGCGAGCAGGGATCACGGCGGGGGCTTCACTGATCGCGGTCGACGGTGCCTCGACGGTGGGATGGAGATCCTCCGACCTCATTCGTCGCCTCTCCGAAGCGAAAGCGGACATCACGGTGACATTCCAGCGCGCCGCCGGTCCCCCGCTAACCGTCAAGGTCGTCGACGCCACAAAAATGGAGTGA
- a CDS encoding Uma2 family endonuclease, whose amino-acid sequence MTASLTRRPAPFTYREYCLLPEDGKRHELIEGDFFVTPAPSPRHQTVSRRLQYLLMQALEEPGHAQVFDAPVDLLLHDESVVQPDLVVVSTARTSLITARGIEGVPDLVVEILSPSTGDRDLQLKRRVYERFGIPEYWVVDPVSCFVTVWTLENGRYEQRAYLDRASTLTWPAYPALSVDLSRVFRP is encoded by the coding sequence ATGACCGCTTCGCTTACGCGACGCCCCGCGCCTTTCACCTACCGGGAGTACTGCCTGCTCCCGGAGGACGGCAAACGCCACGAGCTCATCGAGGGAGACTTTTTCGTGACTCCTGCCCCTTCTCCTCGCCATCAGACGGTGTCTCGCAGGCTGCAGTACCTGCTCATGCAGGCGCTCGAAGAGCCCGGGCACGCGCAGGTTTTTGACGCGCCCGTCGACCTGCTCCTTCATGACGAGTCCGTGGTGCAGCCGGACCTCGTGGTCGTGAGCACGGCTCGCACCTCCCTCATCACCGCACGGGGCATCGAAGGCGTTCCCGATCTCGTGGTGGAGATCCTCTCCCCCTCGACGGGTGACCGTGACCTTCAGCTCAAGCGGCGCGTGTACGAGCGCTTTGGCATCCCCGAATACTGGGTGGTTGATCCCGTCTCTTGTTTCGTCACCGTCTGGACCTTGGAGAACGGGCGCTACGAGCAACGCGCCTACCTCGACAGAGCGTCCACCCTGACCTGGCCCGCTTACCCGGCGCTCAGCGTGGATCTGTCACGGGTGTTTCGTCCCTGA
- a CDS encoding VOC family protein — protein MQIVTSLSFKGQCREAFAFYAATLGGEITAAHPFGEGPPGMPVKAEYKDWLMHCWLKVGDQALMGADMPPEFAPHIDKPKNGFDVTLHTENLDEGRRWFEALSAGGQVVMPFAQTFWSPGYGSLIDKFGVPWMVNVVPPAGWSPGTGS, from the coding sequence ATGCAGATCGTCACGAGTCTGAGCTTCAAGGGCCAATGCCGAGAAGCCTTCGCGTTTTACGCCGCCACGCTGGGCGGAGAGATCACGGCTGCCCACCCCTTCGGGGAGGGGCCACCCGGTATGCCCGTAAAAGCGGAGTACAAAGACTGGCTCATGCACTGTTGGTTGAAGGTTGGCGACCAAGCGCTCATGGGCGCGGACATGCCGCCCGAATTCGCTCCCCACATCGACAAGCCGAAGAACGGGTTCGACGTAACCCTCCACACCGAGAACCTCGATGAGGGACGACGCTGGTTCGAAGCGCTCAGCGCGGGGGGACAAGTCGTCATGCCCTTTGCACAGACCTTCTGGTCGCCTGGCTACGGAAGCCTCATCGACAAGTTCGGCGTGCCGTGGATGGTGAACGTCGTCCCCCCAGCGGGGTGGTCACCGGGAACAGGGAGCTAG
- a CDS encoding type II toxin-antitoxin system Phd/YefM family antitoxin, whose product MSTKVPEIIPISDLRQDAAGVLKRVGKSREPMVITQRGRAAAVMLSIEEFERSQEEHEILRALARGDQEIRAGKGFDLDTVLAEADGILKA is encoded by the coding sequence ATGAGCACCAAAGTACCTGAAATCATTCCCATCAGCGACCTTCGACAGGATGCGGCTGGCGTCCTCAAAAGGGTCGGCAAGTCGCGCGAACCCATGGTGATAACGCAGCGTGGCCGTGCGGCAGCCGTGATGCTGAGCATTGAGGAATTCGAGCGAAGCCAGGAAGAGCACGAGATTCTCCGAGCACTCGCCCGTGGCGATCAGGAGATTAGGGCGGGAAAGGGTTTTGACTTAGATACCGTTCTTGCCGAAGCTGATGGCATCCTCAAGGCTTAA
- a CDS encoding type II toxin-antitoxin system RelE/ParE family toxin, giving the protein MPKLMASSRLKYEVRFTPSARRQFLSALAFIRADKPSAALAFRRKAEVVLRRLERFPQSGHPLKEFPELPHREVVVSPYRFFYRLVDKTAWIVSVWHGHQLPREPK; this is encoded by the coding sequence TTGCCGAAGCTGATGGCATCCTCAAGGCTTAAGTACGAAGTCCGATTTACGCCATCAGCACGCCGACAGTTTCTGTCCGCCTTGGCGTTCATCCGTGCGGACAAACCGTCGGCAGCTCTGGCGTTTCGACGAAAGGCCGAGGTTGTGTTGCGCAGGTTGGAACGGTTTCCGCAGTCGGGTCACCCGCTGAAGGAGTTTCCAGAATTGCCTCACCGAGAAGTTGTCGTTTCGCCGTACCGCTTCTTCTATCGGTTGGTCGACAAGACAGCGTGGATTGTCTCTGTGTGGCACGGGCATCAGCTGCCACGCGAACCTAAATAG
- a CDS encoding LysR family transcriptional regulator: protein MSLTNDVAPTDMLLFADVVREGSFTRAAQLRGITKQSLSERVARLEARLGVRLLERTTRRVRPTDVGNTYFERCASIAAQIDEANAAVREREDEPNGWLRISAPVLYGRRFLMPVLSAYLGRYPNARVEVMLADRRVNLIEEGFHLAIRVGRLDDTALIATSLGSGYTYCVASPSYLAQQGRLTRHNLSAARFIGFRPFESWNILGKNVKVAPVLLVNDLEVACDAALAGVGIAQVPSLICREAVAAGRLEVLFPKEQPPPQLIHVVYPSRQHLPAKVRLFVQLLRALVAPMTPLEPPVRRRRPSRGGTPKS, encoded by the coding sequence ATGAGCCTGACAAATGACGTTGCGCCCACCGACATGCTCCTGTTCGCCGACGTCGTGCGCGAGGGCAGTTTCACGCGGGCGGCGCAGCTGCGCGGGATCACCAAGCAGAGCCTCAGCGAACGGGTGGCGCGGCTCGAAGCCCGCCTGGGCGTTCGTTTGCTCGAGCGCACGACCCGGCGTGTGCGGCCCACCGACGTGGGTAACACGTATTTCGAACGCTGCGCCTCCATTGCCGCGCAGATCGACGAGGCCAACGCGGCGGTCCGCGAACGGGAGGACGAACCCAACGGTTGGCTCCGCATCTCTGCGCCGGTGCTCTACGGTCGTCGCTTCTTGATGCCGGTGCTGTCCGCGTATCTTGGCCGCTACCCGAACGCCCGTGTCGAGGTCATGCTTGCCGATCGGCGCGTGAACCTGATCGAAGAGGGCTTTCACCTCGCGATTCGCGTGGGCCGCTTGGACGACACCGCTCTCATCGCAACCTCGCTCGGCTCTGGTTACACCTACTGTGTGGCCTCGCCGTCCTACCTTGCCCAGCAAGGTCGTCTGACACGTCACAACCTCTCTGCGGCGCGGTTCATTGGGTTTAGACCCTTCGAAAGCTGGAACATCCTGGGAAAGAACGTGAAAGTGGCCCCCGTACTGCTCGTCAACGATCTCGAAGTTGCGTGTGATGCGGCCTTGGCGGGCGTGGGCATTGCCCAGGTGCCGTCCCTCATCTGCCGCGAGGCTGTGGCGGCGGGCCGCCTCGAGGTTCTGTTTCCCAAGGAGCAACCACCGCCGCAACTCATCCACGTCGTGTACCCAAGCCGCCAACACTTGCCGGCCAAAGTGCGGCTTTTCGTGCAACTCCTAAGGGCGCTCGTTGCGCCCATGACGCCTCTCGAGCCGCCGGTGCGCCGGCGGCGTCCCTCGCGGGGTGGGACGCCGAAAAGTTAA
- a CDS encoding pirin family protein, with amino-acid sequence MTSRRVVASVALEEARMGAGFTARSLRGRSLALDPFLSIDEFHMSLPTFPPHPHAGFSAVTYMLEDSAGAFVNRDSLGDTSRIGPGDLHWTQAARGMMHEEIPERPGVDCHGLQMFVNLRRADKQAPPRAFHLDRQQVPVFEAPGARVRVLAGALGGLAAPLEGLLTDAFLFDVQLSPSARLVLDVDPTHNVFALALSGDGTADPEGAPIAASPSSSCRAVGFAREGNTLSLASGPHGLHLIVGGGAPLGEPVVFGGPFVMTSPEDISDAFARFARGEMGRLAPSA; translated from the coding sequence GTGACCTCGCGCCGGGTGGTTGCCTCGGTGGCCCTCGAGGAGGCGCGCATGGGCGCGGGCTTTACGGCGCGCAGCCTACGAGGGCGCAGCCTCGCCCTGGATCCCTTCCTCAGCATCGACGAATTCCACATGTCCTTGCCGACGTTTCCCCCGCATCCCCACGCGGGCTTTTCAGCCGTAACCTACATGCTCGAAGATTCGGCCGGGGCGTTCGTCAACCGTGACAGTCTGGGAGACACGTCGCGCATCGGCCCGGGGGACCTGCACTGGACCCAGGCCGCGCGCGGCATGATGCACGAAGAGATTCCCGAACGACCCGGCGTCGATTGCCACGGCCTGCAAATGTTCGTGAACCTGCGGCGCGCCGACAAACAGGCGCCCCCGCGCGCGTTTCACCTCGATCGTCAGCAGGTCCCCGTGTTCGAGGCGCCTGGCGCCCGGGTTCGCGTGTTGGCCGGAGCGCTGGGCGGCTTGGCGGCCCCTCTCGAAGGGTTACTGACGGATGCCTTTTTGTTCGACGTCCAGCTTTCGCCTTCGGCCCGTCTCGTGCTCGACGTGGACCCCACACACAACGTCTTTGCCCTTGCGCTGTCGGGCGACGGAACCGCCGACCCCGAGGGCGCCCCGATCGCCGCAAGCCCAAGCTCTTCGTGCCGCGCGGTCGGGTTTGCGCGGGAGGGAAACACCTTGAGCCTCGCGAGTGGTCCGCACGGCCTTCACCTCATCGTGGGCGGCGGAGCTCCCCTCGGCGAGCCGGTCGTCTTCGGAGGCCCCTTCGTCATGACGAGCCCCGAGGACATTAGCGATGCCTTCGCGCGCTTCGCGCGCGGCGAGATGGGACGCCTCGCCCCCTCGGCCTAG
- a CDS encoding TIGR04255 family protein produces MSVAMDPLVAPPPAEVPLKHAPLVRVIAQLRFPEVLSVEQRDFVAPFQEAIRSKYPVLRQEQTQGIVLGAAVLAPAKPQVAWRFSDTDGHWRVSLTTEFLALETTKYVSRSDFLARLGAVVTALDEHIEPAQVDRLGVRYIDRITGIAVDDIATLVRAEVRGITGTVAATHAAHALSESLFQVDDARLLARWGVLPPGKTVDPVAIEPASEKSWILDLDMFSATAMPFVVDQVVERAQRYAERIYTVFRWAVTDEFLVQFGGKP; encoded by the coding sequence ATGAGCGTCGCCATGGACCCGCTCGTAGCCCCGCCGCCCGCGGAGGTCCCTCTGAAACACGCGCCTCTGGTGCGGGTCATCGCCCAGCTGCGCTTCCCGGAGGTTCTGTCTGTCGAGCAGCGCGACTTTGTCGCCCCGTTCCAGGAGGCCATCCGCTCGAAGTACCCCGTACTCCGCCAGGAGCAGACGCAGGGCATCGTGCTCGGCGCCGCCGTGCTTGCGCCCGCTAAGCCGCAGGTCGCTTGGCGGTTCAGCGACACGGACGGCCACTGGCGCGTCTCCCTCACCACGGAGTTCTTGGCACTCGAGACCACGAAGTACGTCAGCCGTTCGGATTTCCTTGCTCGTCTCGGGGCGGTCGTTACGGCTTTGGACGAGCACATCGAGCCCGCACAGGTGGACCGCCTCGGTGTTCGCTACATCGATCGGATCACTGGAATCGCGGTGGATGATATCGCCACGCTCGTCCGTGCCGAGGTCCGAGGGATCACCGGAACGGTCGCGGCGACGCACGCCGCGCACGCGCTCTCGGAGTCGCTGTTCCAGGTTGACGATGCACGCCTCCTCGCGCGGTGGGGCGTTCTTCCACCTGGCAAAACCGTCGATCCCGTCGCTATCGAGCCGGCTTCGGAGAAGAGCTGGATTCTCGATCTCGACATGTTCAGCGCCACTGCCATGCCCTTCGTCGTGGACCAGGTCGTCGAGCGGGCGCAGCGGTACGCTGAGCGCATCTACACGGTGTTCCGCTGGGCCGTGACTGACGAGTTCCTCGTCCAATTCGGGGGCAAGCCATGA
- a CDS encoding helix-turn-helix domain-containing protein produces MTSLDMRPPLESTSAAGAMLMRQVREPILVGCMLAGLGTSTAHAREAETLRRAQRSAERTTTGDLLPSAQPAGAAIGELRRLSGLTWDQLARMFNVSRRSLHFWASGKPMTPSNEENLHRVLAVLRKIDRGSASANRTALLGVHEDGSIPFDLLVEGDYERVFSLLGTGGGRRVSPPKLDKAARAARAPRPPEELVGALQDRIHPTSGRLLAAKPVTPTRRK; encoded by the coding sequence ATGACCAGCCTCGATATGCGCCCGCCGCTCGAGTCGACCTCGGCTGCCGGAGCGATGCTCATGCGCCAGGTGCGCGAGCCCATCCTCGTGGGTTGCATGCTTGCCGGACTGGGGACCTCTACTGCGCATGCCAGGGAAGCGGAGACACTGCGCCGGGCGCAACGTTCTGCTGAGCGGACCACGACCGGCGATCTCCTGCCGTCAGCGCAGCCCGCTGGCGCGGCCATCGGCGAGCTCCGTCGGCTCAGCGGGCTCACGTGGGACCAGCTCGCGCGAATGTTTAACGTGAGCCGCCGGTCGCTTCATTTCTGGGCGAGCGGCAAGCCCATGACCCCCAGCAACGAGGAGAACCTTCACCGGGTTCTCGCGGTGCTGCGAAAGATCGATCGTGGCTCGGCGAGTGCCAATCGTACCGCTCTGCTTGGCGTCCACGAGGACGGAAGCATCCCCTTTGACCTTCTCGTCGAAGGTGATTACGAACGCGTCTTCTCACTTTTGGGGACCGGTGGTGGGCGACGCGTGTCGCCCCCGAAACTCGACAAGGCGGCGCGCGCTGCGCGAGCTCCTCGTCCGCCCGAGGAGCTCGTCGGCGCGCTTCAGGATCGCATCCATCCCACCAGTGGCCGTCTGCTTGCCGCGAAGCCGGTCACGCCCACCCGGAGGAAGTAG
- a CDS encoding amino acid permease has product MNAPAAPSRHMGLWATTAVVVASMIGTGVFTTTGFLMADLGAGLWVLAAWVCGGVLAACGALSYGALARVIPESGGEYVFISRTLHPSLGYLAGWVSVTAGFSAPLASAAIAFGRYLAPFLPEGLPPSVTSFLLLALTSLLHATSNRHGTRIHAYVVACELVLIVGLAAFGLVQAKVPLVPERAALPPFAPTDFAVSLVWVSFSYAGWNAGVYIGGEVRDPARTLPKALLLGTAFTTALYVMLNLAFVSAGPPELLAGKLEVGQVAAFAWGGPTLARFVSLLVALALAASVSALVFTGPRVLGRMAQDGYLPGWMAPASATTPPRAAIGSLFLLASLLAVTATYEHLLTYIGVLLGLSNAVTVVGLFRLRRQRPQLRVPGWPVVPGLFLALVGWMVAFTVYRKPLEALIGAATLALGWVAYRRRGAGN; this is encoded by the coding sequence GTGAACGCCCCCGCGGCGCCGTCTCGGCACATGGGCCTCTGGGCCACCACGGCCGTCGTGGTGGCCAGCATGATCGGTACGGGCGTGTTCACCACCACGGGCTTCCTGATGGCCGATCTCGGCGCGGGCCTGTGGGTGCTGGCCGCGTGGGTGTGCGGTGGGGTGCTGGCCGCCTGCGGGGCGCTTTCCTACGGCGCTTTGGCGCGTGTCATCCCGGAGAGCGGGGGCGAATACGTCTTCATTTCCCGCACGCTGCACCCTTCACTCGGGTATCTGGCCGGCTGGGTGTCCGTCACCGCGGGCTTTTCGGCACCGCTTGCGTCGGCAGCCATAGCCTTCGGTCGTTACCTGGCGCCCTTTCTCCCGGAAGGGCTGCCCCCCTCGGTCACAAGCTTTTTGCTGCTCGCGCTCACGTCGCTGCTTCACGCCACATCGAACCGACACGGCACGCGCATTCACGCCTACGTGGTGGCCTGCGAGCTCGTGCTCATCGTGGGCCTGGCCGCCTTCGGACTTGTGCAGGCCAAGGTGCCGCTCGTGCCCGAGCGGGCGGCGCTGCCGCCCTTTGCCCCCACTGATTTCGCGGTGTCGCTCGTGTGGGTGTCGTTCAGCTACGCCGGCTGGAACGCCGGGGTCTACATCGGCGGCGAGGTGCGGGACCCGGCGCGCACCCTGCCCAAGGCCCTGCTCTTGGGCACGGCCTTCACCACCGCGCTTTACGTGATGCTGAACCTGGCGTTCGTGTCCGCGGGGCCCCCCGAGCTGCTGGCCGGCAAGCTCGAGGTGGGCCAGGTGGCCGCCTTCGCCTGGGGAGGGCCCACCCTCGCCCGCTTCGTGTCCCTGCTGGTGGCGCTGGCGTTGGCGGCCAGCGTATCGGCGCTCGTTTTTACCGGACCCCGCGTGCTGGGACGTATGGCCCAGGATGGGTATCTGCCCGGCTGGATGGCGCCTGCGTCCGCCACCACGCCTCCCCGCGCAGCGATCGGCAGCTTGTTCCTGCTGGCCAGTCTGCTGGCCGTGACGGCCACGTACGAGCATCTGCTGACGTACATCGGGGTGCTCTTGGGCCTGAGCAACGCGGTCACCGTGGTGGGCCTGTTTCGTTTGCGGCGGCAAAGGCCGCAGCTGCGCGTGCCGGGCTGGCCCGTGGTGCCCGGCCTGTTTCTGGCGCTCGTGGGCTGGATGGTCGCATTCACGGTATACCGCAAGCCCCTCGAAGCCCTGATTGGCGCCGCCACGTTGGCGCTGGGTTGGGTGGCCTACCGCCGGCGGGGTGCTGGGAACTGA